One window from the genome of Chionomys nivalis chromosome 14, mChiNiv1.1, whole genome shotgun sequence encodes:
- the Pura gene encoding transcriptional activator protein Pur-alpha, with product MADRDSGSEQGGAALGSGGSLGHPGSGSGSGGGGGGGGGGGGSGGGGGAPGGLQHETQELASKRVDIQNKRFYLDVKQNAKGRFLKIAEVGAGGNKSRLTLSMSVAVEFRDYLGDFIEHYAQLGPSQPPDLAQAQDEPRRALKSEFLVRENRKYYMDLKENQRGRFLRIRQTVNRGPGLGSTQGQTIALPAQGLIEFRDALAKLIDDYGVEEEPAELPEGTSLTVDNKRFFFDVGSNKYGVFMRVSEVKPTYRNSITVPYKVWAKFGHTFCKYSEEMKKIQEKQREKRAACEQLHQQQQQQQEETTAATLLLQGEEEGEED from the coding sequence ATGGCGGACCGAGACAGCGGCAGCGAGCAGGGTGGTGCGGCGCTGGGCTCGGGCGGCTCCCTTGGGCACCCAGGCTCGGGCTCAGGCTCCGGcgggggcggtggtggcggcgggggcggcggcggcagtggcggcggcggcggggcccCGGGGGGGCTGCAGCACGAGACGCAGGAGCTGGCCTCCAAGCGGGTGGACATCCAGAACAAGCGTTTCTACCTGGACGTGAAGCAGAACGCTAAGGGCCGTTTCCTGAAGATCGCTGAGGTGGGCGCTGGCGGCAACAAGAGCCGCCTCACCCTCTCCATGTCTGTGGCAGTGGAGTTCCGCGACTACCTGGGCGACTTCATCGAGCACTACGCGCAGCTGGGCCCCAGCCAGCCGCCCGACCTGGCCCAGGCACAGGACGAGCCACGCCGGGCGCTCAAGAGCGAGTTCCTGGTGCGCGAAAACCGCAAGTACTACATGGATCTCAAGGAGAACCAGCGCGGCCGCTTCCTGCGCATCCGCCAGACAGTCAACCGGGGGCCCGGCCTGGGCTCCACGCAGGGCCAGACCATTGCGCTGCCCGCACAGGGGCTCATCGAGTTCCGTGACGCTCTGGCCAAGCTCATCGACGACTATGGAGTGGAGGAGGAGCCGGCCGAGCTGCCCGAGGGCACCTCCTTGACTGTGGACAACAAGCGCTTCTTCTTCGATGTGGGCTCCAACAAGTACGGCGTGTTTATGCGAGTCAGTGAGGTGAAGCCCACCTACCGCAACTCCATCACCGTGCCCTACAAGGTGTGGGCCAAGTTCGGACACACCTTCTGCAAGTACTCGGAGGAGATGAAGAAGATTcaagagaagcagagggagaagcGGGCCGCTTGTGAGCAGctccaccagcagcagcagcagcaacaggagGAGACCACCGCTGCCACCCTGCTACTGCagggtgaggaagaaggggaagaagattGA
- the Igip gene encoding IgA-inducing protein homolog produces the protein MCSYYHMKKRSVLGCNITIFAVMFSQISAGNSPCGNQATVLCISRLEFVHYQS, from the coding sequence ATGTGCAGTTATTATCATATGAAGAAGCGCAGTGTGTTGGGCTGTAATATAACCATATTTGCTGTCATGTTCTCCCAAATCAGTGCTGGGAACTCACCATGTGGAAACCAAGCAACCGTGTTGTGCATCAGCCGGCTTGAGTTTGTTCACTATCAAAGCTGA